One window of Pirellulales bacterium genomic DNA carries:
- a CDS encoding 2-oxo acid dehydrogenase subunit E2: MAVEVTIPRLGWSMEEGVFVRWLKQDGEWVKAGDQLFLLESEKATQEIESLDEGFLRLLPGGPQPGETVLVGQVIATLTAQGEVPTAVIPKAVAPKTLAAPADHAANNGGNGAAPSAGAPSEAPRTAGPAARRLARQLNVPLDHVAGSGRGGRITADDIHAQAQRRNAQQVEKSNGAGEGAPPNDHDRVTASPRARRAARELGVDFTTLVGSGATGRVRERDVLAAAQQREKSGSTPATVSTGSASAGPDKIRRTIARRMVASHQATAPVTLTTKVDATNLINLRRQFQAAAAGKDELVPTITDLLAKLLTTALVDHPRLNARWEDEQVVELPEIRVGVAVDTEAGLLVPVLGDVRTMGVRQIAARFKELVAKSRAGTLSAADLQGGTFTITNLGMYGIDGFTPIINPPEAAILGVGAIRREPVFGEGDRVEAREFMTLSLTFDHRIVDGAPAARFLATLRERIEYAAVWLAG, from the coding sequence ATGGCCGTTGAAGTGACGATTCCCCGCCTCGGTTGGTCGATGGAAGAGGGGGTCTTCGTGCGCTGGTTGAAGCAAGACGGGGAGTGGGTCAAAGCCGGGGACCAGCTTTTCTTGCTGGAAAGCGAGAAGGCGACGCAGGAGATTGAATCGCTCGACGAAGGATTTTTGCGCCTGCTGCCCGGCGGACCACAGCCGGGCGAGACCGTGCTGGTGGGGCAGGTGATTGCCACGCTGACGGCGCAGGGAGAAGTGCCCACGGCCGTGATACCCAAGGCCGTGGCCCCCAAAACTCTGGCGGCGCCCGCCGACCATGCGGCGAACAATGGCGGAAATGGTGCAGCGCCCTCGGCCGGCGCGCCGAGTGAAGCGCCACGTACCGCGGGACCCGCGGCGCGCAGGTTGGCGCGACAGTTGAACGTCCCGTTGGATCATGTTGCGGGGAGTGGGCGCGGTGGGCGGATCACCGCGGATGACATTCACGCGCAAGCGCAACGACGTAACGCGCAGCAGGTCGAGAAGAGCAACGGGGCAGGGGAGGGCGCGCCGCCGAACGACCATGATCGCGTCACGGCCTCGCCACGCGCGCGACGCGCGGCCCGGGAGCTGGGCGTCGATTTCACAACGCTCGTGGGAAGTGGTGCCACCGGGCGCGTTCGCGAGCGCGATGTGCTGGCCGCGGCCCAGCAGCGCGAAAAGAGTGGCAGTACACCTGCGACGGTTTCTACCGGGAGCGCGTCCGCCGGACCGGATAAGATTCGACGCACGATCGCGCGGCGCATGGTGGCCAGCCATCAGGCGACGGCGCCGGTGACGCTGACGACCAAGGTCGACGCCACGAACCTGATCAATCTTCGCCGGCAGTTTCAGGCAGCGGCGGCTGGCAAGGATGAGTTGGTGCCGACGATCACGGACCTGCTCGCCAAGCTATTAACGACGGCGCTTGTCGACCATCCGCGTTTGAACGCGCGTTGGGAGGACGAGCAGGTTGTCGAGCTGCCTGAGATCCGCGTGGGTGTGGCCGTCGACACCGAGGCCGGATTGCTGGTGCCGGTGCTGGGGGACGTGCGCACGATGGGCGTGCGGCAGATCGCGGCGCGGTTCAAGGAGCTGGTCGCCAAGTCGCGCGCCGGCACGCTTTCGGCGGCCGACCTGCAAGGGGGGACGTTCACGATCACGAACCTGGGCATGTACGGCATCGATGGCTTTACGCCGATCATCAATCCGCCCGAGGCGGCGATCCTGGGCGTCGGCGCGATCCGACGTGAGCCGGTCTTTGGCGAAGGGGATCGCGTCGAAGCACGCGAGTTCATGACCCTCAGCCTGACGTTCGATCATCGGATCGTGGACGGTGCGCCGGCGGCCCGCTTCCTGGCGACGCTGCGCGAACGAATCGAATATGCGGCCGTGTGGCTGGCGGGGTAG
- a CDS encoding VOC family protein, which produces MSHSPRAIPEGFHTLTVYLSVADADKAIDFYKRAFGAVERYRLPRPDGRVGHAEITIGDSIIMLADECGMGLSKSPRTLGGNSAGLCLYVDDVDAAFDTAVKCGATVTRPVQTQFYGERTGTVTDPDGYHWSLMTHVEDVSPEEMKRRIEAM; this is translated from the coding sequence ATGTCGCATTCTCCGCGAGCCATTCCTGAAGGTTTTCACACGCTGACGGTTTACCTGTCTGTCGCTGACGCCGATAAGGCGATCGATTTCTACAAGCGAGCCTTTGGCGCGGTCGAGCGTTATCGGTTGCCGCGGCCTGATGGCCGAGTTGGCCATGCCGAGATCACGATCGGCGATTCGATCATCATGCTGGCGGATGAATGCGGCATGGGGTTGTCGAAATCGCCGCGGACGCTGGGAGGCAATTCGGCCGGGCTGTGCCTGTACGTCGACGATGTCGATGCGGCCTTCGACACCGCCGTGAAATGTGGCGCGACGGTCACCCGTCCCGTGCAAACGCAGTTCTATGGCGAACGAACGGGCACCGTGACGGATCCGGATGGTTATCATTGGAGTCTGATGACGCACGTCGAAGATGTGTCGCCTGAGGAAATGAAGCGGCGCATCGAGGCGATGTAA
- a CDS encoding 7-carboxy-7-deazaguanine synthase QueE produces the protein MRIAEIFRSRQGEGLLTGTDSVFVRTSGCNLRCWFCDTPYTSWAPEGADLSVDEVLQRVGEHDTRHVVITGGEPMLLAELVPLTTELAAQGRHITIETAGTLDLSVRCDLMSISPKLSNSTPSRQEHPRWSVRHERTRHAPAVIRRLLRDYEYQLKFVVDRPDDLAEIELYLAEFPEADRQRVLLMPQGTDTAELADRATWLTDYCDAAGLRYCPRKHIEWYGVVRGT, from the coding sequence GTGAGAATTGCCGAAATCTTCCGCTCGCGCCAAGGCGAAGGGCTGTTGACCGGCACCGATAGCGTCTTCGTGCGCACTAGTGGCTGCAATCTGCGCTGCTGGTTTTGCGACACCCCCTACACCAGTTGGGCCCCCGAGGGGGCCGATCTCTCGGTCGACGAAGTGCTGCAACGCGTCGGCGAGCACGACACCCGGCACGTCGTCATCACCGGCGGCGAGCCAATGCTGTTGGCCGAGCTAGTCCCGCTCACCACGGAACTCGCCGCGCAAGGACGGCACATCACGATCGAAACGGCCGGCACTCTCGACCTGTCCGTCCGCTGCGATTTGATGTCGATCAGCCCCAAGCTCTCGAACTCGACGCCATCCCGCCAAGAGCATCCGCGCTGGAGCGTGCGGCACGAACGGACGCGGCACGCGCCGGCCGTGATTCGCCGTTTGCTGCGCGACTATGAATACCAGTTGAAGTTCGTCGTCGACCGCCCGGACGACCTGGCCGAGATCGAACTTTACCTGGCCGAATTCCCAGAGGCCGACCGGCAGCGCGTGCTGTTGATGCCGCAGGGAACCGATACGGCCGAGCTGGCCGACCGCGCCACCTGGCTGACCGACTACTGCGACGCCGCCGGCCTACGCTACTGCCCACGCAAACACATCGAATGGTACGGCGTCGTGCGTGGAACGTAA
- the ggt gene encoding gamma-glutamyltransferase, giving the protein MSSRHPIIALIIWGVVPVVLLAAEGGPQSVRRTGYDRPAKNPHQSRSAIAAEHGIVATSQPLAAQAGLEILKRGGTAADAAIATNAMMGLVEPMSCGIGGDIFVIYWDAKTQKLYGLNGSGRSPYKLTREVFAQKGLKEIPSEGPLCWNVPGCVAGWEELRAKFGTKPLAELLAPAISYAEEGFPVSEIIAGGWSSSRQSLMHWPDSAKTYLPGGKAPKEGEIFRNPNLARSYRDIASHGPDAFYKGDIARAIVEFSDKNGGYFTLQDFADHKSDWIEPVSTNYRGYDVWELPPNGQGIAALEILNLIEGYDVRAMGAGSPDWLHLFIEAKKLAYADRAKFYADPDFNRLPTAELISKPYAEKRRKLIDMAHAARAVPAGDPKLVSGDTIYLTVVDKDRNCCSMIQSNFHSFGSQVVPGDVGFVLQNRGQMFALDEQHLNRLEPHKRPFHTIIPAMVTKDRKPWLSFGVMGGDMQPQGHVQVLVNMIDFGMNVQEAGDFARGRHNGSAEPTGEAGDADGGKVTVESGITDETVAALKARGHNVLRSRGDFGGYQAIMIDWENGTLRGGTEARKDGCAVGY; this is encoded by the coding sequence ATGTCGAGTCGTCATCCGATCATCGCCTTGATTATTTGGGGAGTAGTGCCCGTGGTGCTTTTGGCGGCTGAAGGTGGACCGCAATCGGTGCGACGCACCGGTTACGACCGGCCGGCAAAGAACCCGCATCAAAGCCGCTCGGCGATCGCGGCCGAGCATGGGATCGTCGCCACTAGCCAACCGCTGGCGGCGCAGGCCGGCCTTGAGATTCTGAAGCGCGGGGGGACAGCCGCCGATGCCGCAATCGCGACCAACGCCATGATGGGCCTGGTCGAACCGATGAGCTGCGGCATTGGCGGAGACATCTTCGTCATTTACTGGGATGCCAAGACGCAAAAGCTGTACGGTTTGAACGGCAGTGGCCGCAGCCCTTATAAGCTGACGCGCGAGGTGTTCGCCCAGAAAGGATTGAAGGAGATCCCGTCCGAGGGACCGCTGTGTTGGAACGTGCCAGGCTGCGTTGCCGGCTGGGAGGAATTGCGGGCGAAGTTTGGCACGAAACCGCTGGCCGAATTGCTCGCCCCGGCGATCAGCTATGCCGAAGAAGGTTTTCCGGTCAGTGAGATCATTGCCGGCGGCTGGAGTTCTTCGCGGCAATCGTTGATGCACTGGCCCGACTCGGCCAAGACGTACCTGCCCGGCGGCAAGGCGCCGAAGGAAGGGGAGATCTTTCGCAATCCGAACCTGGCCCGCAGTTATCGCGATATCGCTAGCCACGGTCCCGATGCGTTCTACAAAGGGGACATCGCGCGGGCGATTGTCGAGTTCAGCGACAAGAACGGCGGGTACTTCACGCTGCAAGATTTCGCCGATCACAAGTCGGACTGGATCGAACCGGTCTCGACCAACTATCGCGGCTATGACGTGTGGGAATTGCCGCCGAACGGCCAGGGCATCGCGGCGCTCGAGATTTTGAATCTCATCGAGGGGTACGACGTTCGCGCCATGGGGGCCGGCAGTCCGGATTGGCTGCATCTGTTCATCGAGGCGAAGAAGTTGGCCTACGCCGATCGGGCAAAGTTCTATGCCGATCCCGATTTCAATCGTTTGCCCACGGCCGAGTTGATTTCGAAACCGTATGCCGAGAAGCGGCGCAAGCTGATCGACATGGCGCACGCGGCCCGGGCTGTGCCGGCCGGCGACCCGAAGCTGGTTTCTGGCGACACGATTTATCTGACGGTTGTCGACAAGGATCGCAACTGCTGCTCGATGATTCAGAGCAATTTTCATTCGTTCGGCTCGCAAGTCGTGCCGGGAGACGTGGGCTTCGTCTTGCAAAACCGCGGGCAGATGTTCGCGCTGGACGAGCAGCATCTGAATCGGCTCGAACCGCATAAGCGCCCGTTCCACACGATCATTCCTGCGATGGTCACCAAGGACCGCAAGCCGTGGCTGAGCTTCGGCGTGATGGGGGGGGACATGCAGCCGCAAGGGCACGTGCAAGTGCTGGTGAACATGATCGATTTCGGCATGAACGTTCAAGAGGCGGGCGATTTCGCCCGCGGGCGCCATAACGGCAGCGCCGAGCCGACCGGCGAAGCGGGGGATGCCGACGGCGGTAAGGTGACCGTCGAATCGGGGATCACGGACGAAACGGTCGCGGCCCTCAAGGCACGCGGCCACAACGTGCTGCGTTCGCGCGGAGATTTCGGCGGCTACCAGGCCATCATGATCGACTGGGAAAACGGCACACTACGCGGCGGCACCGAGGCGCGGAAGGATGGCTGCGCGGTGGGGTATTGA
- a CDS encoding acyl-CoA desaturase, giving the protein MTPVEILKQKKKLQKAKRDRNRLRKGQPVRSSVARDAASAEARANRWSRGYDWPVIVWITLLHVGAIGALFCFTWKGLALGFALAWITGVIGITLGYHRYLTHGSFTTYPWVRRTLAFIGGLAGEGSALMWVAVHRKHHEFSDHEGDPHSPREGFWWSHMIWLVPNRGGEYQKQLFQRYAPDLYKDPVMRFLDKTFIVWHILLGVTLFAVGYYGWDLYTACSFVAYGMFLRLVYVLHITWFVNSATHMWGYRNYETTDDSRNLWWVGLLAYGEGWHNNHHAFQRMARHGHRWWEFDMTYGVIVAMEKLGLAWNLVRDVPERQKALAARSS; this is encoded by the coding sequence GTGACACCCGTCGAGATACTCAAGCAAAAGAAGAAGCTGCAAAAAGCCAAGCGCGATCGCAATCGATTGCGCAAGGGTCAACCGGTTCGTTCGAGCGTAGCGCGCGACGCCGCTTCGGCCGAGGCGCGTGCGAATCGCTGGAGCCGTGGCTACGACTGGCCCGTGATCGTTTGGATCACGCTTCTGCACGTCGGCGCCATCGGGGCCCTGTTCTGCTTCACCTGGAAGGGGCTCGCCCTGGGCTTTGCATTGGCTTGGATCACGGGCGTGATCGGCATCACGCTCGGCTACCATCGCTACCTGACGCACGGTAGCTTCACGACTTACCCGTGGGTGCGCCGTACGCTCGCCTTCATCGGCGGGCTCGCGGGCGAAGGTTCGGCCCTGATGTGGGTGGCCGTGCATCGCAAGCATCACGAGTTCAGCGATCACGAGGGGGACCCGCACTCCCCGCGCGAAGGTTTCTGGTGGAGCCACATGATTTGGCTCGTCCCCAATCGCGGCGGCGAGTATCAGAAGCAGCTCTTCCAGCGCTATGCTCCGGACTTGTACAAGGATCCGGTCATGCGGTTCCTCGACAAGACCTTTATCGTCTGGCACATCCTGCTGGGCGTCACGCTGTTCGCCGTCGGCTACTATGGCTGGGACCTGTACACCGCCTGCTCGTTCGTCGCTTACGGCATGTTCCTGCGGCTGGTCTACGTGCTGCACATCACGTGGTTCGTCAACTCGGCCACGCACATGTGGGGCTATCGCAATTACGAAACCACGGACGACAGCCGCAACCTGTGGTGGGTCGGCCTGCTGGCCTACGGCGAAGGGTGGCACAACAACCATCACGCCTTCCAGCGCATGGCCCGGCACGGTCACCGCTGGTGGGAATTCGACATGACCTACGGCGTGATCGTGGCCATGGAAAAGCTGGGGCTGGCCTGGAACCTGGTCCGCGACGTGCCCGAGCGGCAGAAGGCGCTGGCGGCCCGTTCGTCGTAA
- a CDS encoding dehydrogenase E1 component subunit alpha/beta, which produces MSTQTIESNLVLSLYRKMRLIRHCEEHLARAHQRGLVHGACHTYVGEEAIATGVCENLRADDVLFSTHRGHGHALAKGMPPEQLIAELFGRATGCSRGRGGSMHLFAPEIGMMGTSGIVGPCILQAVGAGYSFKLMKTDRVAVAFFGDGAVNNGAFHEGLNMAAIWNLPVLFICENNQFATEVPFKYSSGIPDVGRRAANYGLPGFEVDGNDVLAVHDVAREAVARARRGEGATLIECKTYRTRAHAEGMGDFTYRTREEVDEWRTKCPLRRLRDESVARSSEWGLTADEADRFGEEFDAVDRQITELVDAASKAAEAAEWPDGKTATTHVYCEQPQPVVPAEPAKGTRQATYVQATVEALEHEMGRNPGIFVMGEGIGVRGGNFRTTAGLFDKFGAERLCDTPISERGFVGLSCGAAMTGTRPVIDFMFVDFINDAYGEIVNQIAKMQYMSSGRLKMPVLLRGCIGVGHAAATHHSSNFTSVYAHIPGLRVVIPSTPYDAKGLFLHALRSNDPVLFLEHRELMSIKGPVPEEAYEIEFGRAAIAREGTAATVVAMGLMLHKTLSVAEELAASGISIEVIDPRTASPLDVPTVLKSVAKTGRLLIVDEAYGPSSLAAEIAAQVADAGFDDLDAPIRRLNGAFTPTPYSPPLEKVVVPQADDIRRVIESLLAE; this is translated from the coding sequence ATGTCGACTCAGACTATCGAATCGAACCTCGTTCTCTCGCTGTATCGCAAGATGCGGCTGATCCGCCACTGCGAAGAGCACCTGGCCCGGGCGCATCAGCGTGGCTTGGTTCACGGCGCGTGTCACACCTACGTCGGCGAAGAGGCGATTGCAACCGGCGTATGCGAAAACTTGCGCGCGGACGACGTGCTGTTCAGCACGCATCGCGGACATGGTCACGCCCTGGCCAAGGGGATGCCTCCTGAGCAATTGATTGCCGAGCTGTTTGGTAGGGCCACCGGCTGCTCGCGCGGGCGCGGCGGGAGCATGCACTTGTTCGCTCCCGAGATAGGCATGATGGGAACCAGCGGCATCGTCGGGCCGTGCATTTTGCAAGCCGTGGGAGCCGGGTACAGCTTTAAGCTGATGAAGACCGATCGCGTGGCCGTCGCATTCTTCGGCGATGGCGCTGTGAACAACGGCGCGTTCCACGAAGGGCTGAACATGGCCGCGATCTGGAACCTGCCGGTGCTATTCATTTGCGAGAACAATCAATTCGCCACTGAAGTGCCGTTCAAGTATTCGAGCGGCATACCGGATGTCGGGCGGCGGGCGGCAAACTATGGTCTGCCTGGCTTCGAGGTCGACGGCAACGACGTGCTGGCCGTTCACGACGTCGCGCGCGAGGCTGTGGCTCGGGCGCGCCGCGGTGAAGGGGCCACGCTGATCGAATGCAAAACGTATCGCACACGCGCGCACGCCGAAGGGATGGGAGATTTCACCTATCGGACGCGTGAAGAGGTCGACGAGTGGCGGACGAAATGCCCGCTGCGACGGCTGCGCGACGAGAGCGTGGCGCGCAGCAGCGAATGGGGGCTGACGGCGGACGAGGCGGACCGTTTCGGCGAAGAGTTCGACGCGGTCGACCGGCAAATCACCGAGTTAGTGGACGCGGCGTCGAAAGCCGCCGAGGCCGCTGAATGGCCGGATGGCAAGACGGCGACGACGCACGTCTATTGCGAACAGCCGCAACCGGTGGTGCCGGCCGAGCCTGCCAAAGGCACGCGACAGGCGACGTACGTGCAGGCGACCGTCGAGGCGCTCGAGCACGAAATGGGGCGCAATCCTGGCATCTTCGTGATGGGGGAAGGAATCGGCGTGCGTGGCGGGAATTTTCGTACGACCGCCGGCCTGTTCGACAAGTTCGGGGCCGAGCGGCTGTGCGATACCCCGATCTCGGAACGCGGCTTCGTGGGGCTCAGTTGCGGCGCCGCCATGACCGGCACGCGGCCGGTGATCGATTTCATGTTCGTCGATTTCATTAACGATGCCTACGGCGAGATCGTCAATCAAATCGCCAAGATGCAATACATGAGCAGCGGCCGATTGAAGATGCCGGTGCTGTTGCGCGGTTGCATTGGCGTCGGCCATGCCGCGGCCACGCATCATTCGAGCAATTTCACTAGCGTTTACGCACACATCCCGGGATTGCGGGTCGTGATCCCCTCGACACCGTACGATGCCAAGGGATTGTTTCTGCACGCGCTGCGTTCGAACGACCCGGTGCTGTTCTTGGAACATCGCGAACTGATGAGCATCAAGGGGCCAGTGCCGGAGGAAGCGTACGAGATCGAGTTCGGCCGCGCGGCCATCGCGCGTGAGGGGACAGCCGCTACGGTCGTGGCGATGGGGCTGATGTTGCACAAAACGTTGTCCGTCGCCGAAGAGCTGGCCGCGAGCGGCATTTCGATCGAGGTGATCGATCCTCGCACCGCGTCGCCGCTCGACGTGCCGACCGTTTTGAAATCGGTCGCGAAGACCGGGCGATTGCTGATCGTCGACGAAGCGTATGGTCCATCGAGCCTGGCCGCGGAGATTGCCGCGCAAGTCGCGGACGCGGGCTTTGATGATCTTGACGCGCCGATTCGCCGTTTGAACGGCGCGTTCACGCCGACGCCTTACAGTCCGCCGCTGGAAAAAGTGGTCGTGCCGCAAGCGGACGATATCCGCCGAGTGATCGAGTCATTGCTGGCCGAGTAG
- a CDS encoding SDR family oxidoreductase has protein sequence MASTLFDLSGRVATVSGAARGMGRAMALALAEHGADLLLVDRNAEGLAQTAGEIANLGRRAVTVVCDVADPEAVGGLFARLDQEFGRIDFLANVAGEGILASPEEITIEQLRRVIENLVIGRFAMCQQAGRRMLRAGRGSIVNIGSLASTTALGRGHIAYSMAMGAVVQMTRELSTEWASSGVRVNAILPAQVMNPSLAERMTVNPAMKDVWLRGIPAGRFGQPDDIQGLAVLLASDASSWITGALIPMDGGNLAMNGGASLRDKPQ, from the coding sequence ATGGCGAGCACGTTATTCGATCTTTCGGGCCGGGTGGCCACGGTCTCAGGCGCAGCGCGCGGCATGGGACGCGCCATGGCACTGGCGCTGGCCGAGCATGGCGCTGATCTGCTGCTTGTGGATCGCAATGCTGAGGGGCTCGCGCAAACCGCGGGCGAGATCGCGAACCTGGGACGGCGCGCCGTGACGGTCGTTTGCGACGTGGCCGATCCGGAAGCCGTCGGCGGATTGTTCGCGCGGCTGGATCAAGAGTTTGGCCGGATCGACTTTCTGGCGAATGTGGCGGGCGAAGGCATCCTGGCCTCGCCTGAGGAAATCACGATCGAACAATTGCGCCGGGTGATCGAAAACCTGGTCATCGGACGTTTTGCCATGTGTCAGCAGGCCGGGCGCCGCATGCTGCGCGCGGGGCGTGGAAGCATCGTGAATATCGGTTCGCTGGCCAGCACCACGGCGCTTGGGCGCGGTCACATTGCCTACAGCATGGCGATGGGCGCGGTCGTGCAAATGACACGCGAACTGAGTACCGAATGGGCCAGTTCGGGCGTGCGAGTGAACGCGATCCTGCCGGCCCAGGTCATGAACCCCAGCCTGGCCGAGCGCATGACCGTGAACCCGGCCATGAAGGACGTCTGGCTGCGCGGCATTCCGGCCGGGCGTTTCGGCCAGCCGGACGATATCCAGGGACTGGCCGTTTTGCTGGCCTCGGACGCGTCGAGCTGGATTACCGGCGCCCTGATTCCCATGGATGGTGGCAATTTGGCGATGAACGGCGGCGCCTCGCTTCGCGACAAGCCACAATAA
- the queF gene encoding preQ(1) synthase has translation MSDDFRKTLETFANQFPDRRYTIEIVCPEFTSVCPKTGQPDFGTLTITYIPAVKCVELKSLKLYLQRFRNEGIFYEHVTNRILDDLVATIEPREIKLVAAFTARGGITTTVTATFEASR, from the coding sequence ATGAGCGACGATTTTCGCAAGACATTAGAGACTTTCGCCAACCAGTTTCCGGATCGGCGGTACACGATCGAAATCGTCTGCCCGGAGTTCACGTCGGTCTGCCCGAAGACGGGTCAGCCGGACTTCGGCACGCTGACGATTACCTATATTCCGGCGGTTAAATGCGTCGAGCTGAAGAGCCTGAAGCTGTATCTGCAGCGGTTCCGCAATGAGGGTATTTTCTACGAGCACGTCACGAACCGGATCCTCGATGATCTGGTCGCTACGATCGAGCCGCGCGAGATCAAGCTCGTGGCCGCCTTCACGGCGCGTGGCGGGATCACGACGACGGTCACAGCCACGTTCGAGGCCAGCCGGTAG
- the queC gene encoding 7-cyano-7-deazaguanine synthase QueC has product MPRTAVLLLSGGLDSATAGAIARAEGFDLAALSFDYGQRHRHELYAARRVASALGITRHVILPIDLAQFGASALTADIPVPKHRATEAMSTGIPATYVPARNTVFLSLALAFAETLPAADIFLGVNALDYSGYPDCRPEYIEAFERLANLATKAGVEGTLKFKIHTPLIRMTKAQIIRRGQELGVDYCLTHSCYDPDSAGRPCGSCDSCQLRLKGFAEAGLTDPLEYQA; this is encoded by the coding sequence ATGCCTCGCACCGCGGTATTGCTCCTCTCCGGCGGACTCGATTCGGCGACGGCCGGCGCCATCGCGCGCGCCGAGGGATTCGATCTCGCCGCGCTATCGTTCGATTACGGTCAGCGGCACCGCCACGAACTCTACGCAGCGCGCCGCGTGGCCTCGGCCCTTGGCATAACACGACACGTGATCTTGCCGATCGATCTCGCGCAGTTCGGAGCAAGCGCCCTGACGGCCGACATTCCGGTTCCCAAGCATCGCGCCACCGAGGCGATGTCGACCGGCATCCCCGCGACCTATGTGCCCGCGCGAAATACGGTCTTCTTGTCGCTGGCCCTGGCGTTTGCCGAAACGCTGCCGGCCGCCGATATTTTCCTGGGCGTGAACGCGCTCGACTATTCCGGCTATCCCGATTGCCGGCCGGAATATATCGAGGCGTTCGAGCGTCTGGCAAACCTGGCGACAAAGGCTGGCGTCGAGGGTACGCTGAAGTTCAAGATTCACACACCCCTGATCCGCATGACCAAGGCTCAAATCATTCGCCGAGGGCAGGAGTTAGGCGTGGACTATTGTCTAACCCACAGTTGCTACGACCCCGACTCCGCAGGCCGGCCCTGCGGCAGTTGCGACTCGTGCCAGCTACGGCTCAAAGGATTCGCCGAGGCCGGGCTGACCGATCCGCTGGAGTACCAGGCGTGA